In Epinephelus lanceolatus isolate andai-2023 chromosome 13, ASM4190304v1, whole genome shotgun sequence, the following are encoded in one genomic region:
- the LOC144466595 gene encoding E3 SUMO-protein ligase ZBED1-like encodes MEPARKRGRSDMWEHFNLIAPDKPLGYSFIDSNCIFIYKLLSLQVRCLVCSTELKYHGNTSSMIRHFTAKHGATNQGNTNQVDRKRELDEALVNMVVKDSQPFSIVDDCGFKEFVALLDPTYTLPSRRALKNMVVQRYEEEKTKAKAVMQKVEAVSLTADMWTSINMDAYLAVTSHYVDDSVKLATVLLGVLPFPETHTAANITAATRSLMEEWGIEGKVTSIVTDAGANMVASVRILNLRHAICFAHALNLVVKKSLDATPGLEDLRTRARKVVSFFKTSTTAKEKLREVQEQMNRPVKKLIQEVDTRWNSTFLMLQRLFEERQST; translated from the exons ATGGAGCCAGCCAGGAAGAGAGGTCGTTCTGACATGTGGGAACACTTCAATCTGATCGCTCCTGATAAG CCATTAGGCTATAGCTTTATAGACTcaaattgcatttttatttacaaattGCTTTCTCTACAGGTCCGGTGCTTGGTGTGTTCAACTGAACTGAAGTATCATGGGAATACTTCCTCCATGATTAGGCACTTCACTGCCAAGCATGGAGCTACTAACCAGGGGAACACAAATCAAG TGGACCGGAAGCGAGAGCTAGATGAGGCTCTTGTCAATATGGTGGTGAAAGACTCGCAGCCTTTTTCCATCGTGGATGACTGTGGCTTCAAGGAGTTTGTGGCATTGCTTGATCCCACATACACTCTTCCATCCAGACGGGCTCTAAAGAACATGGTGGTCCAGagatatgaggaggagaagaccAAGGCCAAGGCTGTCATGCAGAAGGTAGAGGCTGTGAGCCTGACTGCTGATATGTGGACCTCCATTAATATGGATGCATATCTAGCAGTGACCAGCCATTATGTGGATGACTCTGTGAAGCTGGCCACAGTGCTTTTGGGAGTGCTGCCTTTCCCTGAAACTCATACAGCTGCTAACATCACTGCTGCAACGAGGTCTCTCATGGAGGAATGGGGCATTGAAGGCAAAGTGACCTCAATTGTGACCGATGCAGGAGCTAATATGGTTGCCTCTGTCAGAATTCTAAATCTAAGACATGCAATTTGCTTTGCGCATGCACTAAATTTAGTGGTGAAGAAGTCACTTGATGCAACTCCTGGCCTAGAAGACCTACGCACAAGGGCACGAAAAGTGGTGAGTTTCTTCAAAAccagcacaacagcaaaagagaagctcagagaagtgCAGGAGCAGATGAATCGTCCAGTGAAGAAGCTGATTCAGGAGGTGGACACACGCTGGAACAGCACCTTCCTCATGCTGCAACGCCTTTTTGAAGAGAGACAGTCA ACGTGA
- the btbd9 gene encoding BTB/POZ domain-containing protein 9, with protein MSNSHPLRPLASVSEIDHIHLLSEQLGALVLGEEYSDVTFIVEGKRFPAHRVILAARCHYFRALLYGGMKESQPQAEVCLEETRAEAFSMLLHYLYTGRASLSSAREEVLLDFLGLAHRYGLQPLEDSTSEFLRTILHTNNVCLVFDVASLYSLSTLSAACCAYMDRHGPEVLNSDGFLMLSKTALLTVVRRDSFAASEKEIFLALSRWCRQHEDGADTQEVMAAVRLPLMTLTEMLNVVRPSGLLSPDDLLDAIKTRSESRNMDLNYRGMLIPEENIATMKYGAQVVKGELKSALLDGDTQNYDLDHGFSRHPIEEDGRAGIQVKLGQSSIINHIRLLLWDRDSRSYSYYIEVSMDELDWVRVVDHSKYLCRSWQDLYFTPRVCRYIRIVGTHNTVNKVFHLVAFECMFTNRSFTLENGLLVPGENVATIAACASVIEGVSRSRNALLNGDTRNYDWDSGYTCHQLGSGAIVIQLAQPYSIGSLRLLLWDCDERSYSYYIEVSTNQQQWTKVVDRTRVACRSWQTLKFDKQAASFIRIVGTHNTANEVFHCVHFECPAQLDTEVNEGSPGLDSSDSGSASPQPRPQRPSRTHSLLPSQPSSSSSSSSQSHH; from the exons ATGAGTAACAGCCACCCTCTGCGTCCACTGGCCTCCGTGTCGGAGATcgaccacatccacctgttgtcGGAGCAGCTGGGAGCCCTTGTGCTGGGTGAGGAGTACAGTGATGTTACCTTCATTGTGGAGGGGAAGCGCTTCCCGGCGCATCGGGTCATCTTGGCAGCTCGCTGTCACTACTTCAG GGCCCTGCTGTATGGGGGGATGAAGGAATCCCAACCCCAGGCGGAGGTATGTTTAGAAGAGACACGGGCCGAGGCCTTTTCTATGCTGCTACACTATCTGTACACCGGCCGGGCCAGTCTCAGCTCTGCCCGGGAAGAGGTGCTGCTCGACTTCCTGGGCCTGGCTCATCGCTACGGCCTCCAGCCCCTGGAGGATTCCACCTCTGAGTTCCTCCGCACCATCCTGCACACCAACAACGTCTGTCTGGTTTTTGACGTGGCCAGTCTGTACTCTCTGAGCACGCTCAGTGCTGCCTGCTGTGCCTATATGGATAGACACGGTCCCGAAGTGCTGAATTCTGACGGCTTTCTCATGCTCTCCAAG ACTGCTCTGCTAACTGTGGTCAGGCGGGACTCATTCGCTGCTAGTGAGAAGGAGATCTTCCTGGCCTTGAGTCGTTGGTGCCGGCAGCACGAAGACGGGGCTGACACCCAGGAAGTGATGGCAGCAGTGCGGCTGCCACTCATGACTTTGACGGAGATGCTAAACGTAGTGCGACCGTCCGGCCTGCTAAGCCCAGACGACCTGTTGGATGCCATCAAGACCCGCTCTGAGAGTCGCAACATGGACCTTAACTACCGTGGCATGCTCA TCCCGGAGGAGAACATTGCCACCATGAAGTATGGAGCTCAGGTGGTGAAAGGGGAGCTGAAGTCAGCGCTGCTGGATGGAGACACCCAGAACTATGACCTGGACCACGGCTTCTCCAGACATCCCATCGAGGAGGACGGCCGGGCCGGGATCCAGGTCAAACTCGGCCAGTCGTCCATCATTAATCACATCCGCTTGCTCCTCTGGGACAGAGACAGTCG GTCCTACTCCTACTACATCGAGGTATCTATGGATGAGCTGGACTGGGTTCGTGTTGTGGACCATTCAAAGTACCTCTGCCGCTCTTGGCAGGATCTGTACTTCACACCACGAGTTTGCAG GTACATTCGCATTGTGGGAACACACAACACAGTCAACAAGGTCTTCCATCTTGTGGCTTTTGAATGCATGTTCACCAACCGCTCATTTACCCTAGAGAACGGACTTCTGG TGCCCGGTGAGAATGTGGCAACCATCGCAGCGTGTGCCAGTGTCATCGAGGGTGTGAGCCGTAGCAGAAATGCCTTGCTCAACGGCGACACACGCAACTACGACTGGGACTCCGGCTACACCTGTCATCAACTGGGCTCTGGAGCAATCGTCATTCAGCTGGCTCAGCCCTACTCCATTGGATCCTTGAG gctgctgctgtgggACTGTGATGAGCGCTCCTACAGTTATTACATTGAAGTATCCACCAACCAGCAGCAGTGGACAAAGGTGGTCGACCGCACCAGGGTGGCATGTCG ATCATGGCAGACATTGAAGTTTGATAAGCAGGCTGCTTCCTTCATCCGTATTGTTGGGACTCACAACACTGCTAATGAG GTGTTCCATTGTGTTCACTTCGAGTGTCCGGCCCAGCTGGACACAGAGGTTAATGAAGGCAGCCCTGGCCTGGACTCCTCCGATTCTGGGTCCGCCTCCCCACAGCCGCGACCTCAACGACCGTCACGCACACACAGCCTGCTGCCCTCCCagccctcttcctcttcctcatcctcttccCAGTCCCACCATTAA
- the zfand3 gene encoding AN1-type zinc finger protein 3 — protein sequence MGDTSERSKPPSLPPRCPCGFWGSSKTMNLCSKCFADIQKKQPGEDCTSKPIQSTGSSQSPVFSSETSSSSSQSLLSSPPSSSEQLSTEEPSPTFPSMREGMSSTETAQGTLCTPTKRPRESASGSESEATPEKRPRTDEKEGSSEEARGTPKQKNRRRCYRCQTKLELVQQELGSCRCGYVFCMLHRLPEQHDCLFDHLGRGREEAVLKMVKLDRKVGRSCQRIGEECS from the exons ATGGGAGACACTAGTGAACGAAGCAAACCTCCGAGTCTACCTCCCCGGTGTCCCTGTGGATTTTGGGG GTCCAGTAAAACCATGAACCTCTGCTCCAAATGTTTTGCTG ACATCCAGAAGAAGCAGCCAGGGGAGGACTGCACCTCCAAGCCCATCCAAAGCACTGGGAGTAGCCAATCGCCAGTTTTCAGTAGCGAGACGAGCAGTAGCAGTAGCCAATCCCTATTGTCGTCGCCGCCCTCTAGCTCCGAGCAGCTGTCAACCGAAGAACCCTCGCCCACGTTTCCCAGCATGAGGGAAG GCATGTCGTCCACAGAAACAGCCCAAGGCACACTCTGCACACCCACAAAACGTCCACGAGAATCAG CGTCGGGCTCGGAGAGTGAGGCGACGCCGGAGAAACGGCCACGGACAGACGAGAAGGAGGGGAGCAGCGAGGAGGCCCGTGGGACGCCCAAGCAGAAGAACCGTCGGCGCTGCTATCGCTGCCAAACCAAACTAGAGCTGGTGCAGCAGGAACTGGGCTCCTGTCGCTGTG GCTATGTATTCTGCATGCTCCACCGTCTACCCGAGCAGCACGACTGTCTGTTCGACCATCTGGGCCGCGGGCGCGAGGAGGCCGTCCTCAAGATGGTGAAGCTGGACCGCAAGGTGGGCCGCTCGTGCCAACGCATCGGGGAGGAGTGCTCCTGA